A region from the Aegilops tauschii subsp. strangulata cultivar AL8/78 chromosome 5, Aet v6.0, whole genome shotgun sequence genome encodes:
- the LOC109784946 gene encoding uncharacterized protein, whose product MSRDRNQWERDMTPAWGHVYLPPFGCIFSFRGMHALMPIAGLHHTAASQGRAMLHSMAPLHAAAATAQHAAVGAAPSRDAAPKKNGGSVPAGRDTRRAFLSGVVVAAAGAGVLLGHVDAAPAASKRRAPPPPSEEKEKKDPNLSGVQAKVLASRKRKEAMKEAVAKLREKGKNPADAASAVTGIKPRSTGAVVE is encoded by the exons ATGTCACGGGATCGCAACCAATGGGAACGTGACATGACGCCCGCGTGGGGCCACGTCTATCTCCCACCCTTTGGCTGCATCTTCAGTTTCAGAGGCATGCACGCGCTTATGCCAATTGCTGGACTACATCATACAGCAGCAAGTCAGGGCAGAGCAATGCTCCATTCCATGGCGCCcctccacgccgccgccgccactgcgCAGCACGCAGCCGTCGGCGCGGCTCCAAGCAGAGATGCTGCCCCGAAGAAGAACGGCGGCAGCGTTCCAGCCGGACGCGACACCAGGAG GGCGTTCCTGAGCGGCGTGGTGGTCGCCGCAGCCGGCGCCGGCGTGCTGCTGGGCCACGTGGACGCGGCACCGGCGGCGTCCAAGAGgcgggccccgccgccgccgtcggaggagaaggagaagaaggaccCGAACCTCAGCGGCGTGCAGGCCAAGGTGTTGGCCAGCAGGAAGCGGAAGGAGGCCATGAAGGAAGCCGTGGCCAAGCTGCGGGAGAAGGGGAAGAATCCCGCGGACGCGGCCAGCGCTGTAACCGGAATAAAGCCCAGATCGACAGGGGCCGTTGTAGAGTGA
- the LOC109784943 gene encoding LOW QUALITY PROTEIN: disease resistance protein Pik-2 (The sequence of the model RefSeq protein was modified relative to this genomic sequence to represent the inferred CDS: inserted 2 bases in 2 codons): MEATAVSLTRTVLDGVLGSAGTAMADEAALLLGVRGEVGFIRSELQMMQSFLRVQSSATRWGAGGGGCRDTVRTCVKQVRDLACDLEDCLLDFTLHASRSRWLRWGPGLAARHRVAGRIQGLKATVVELNQRNERYNVFAAASHHGAXAGEEHHGQADDDYPRAQLAPGSERQDIERAGEMDELVKLVNKMGDAWVVSVWGMGGXGKSSLVRMLYNDMALIDGFDGRAWVTVPHPLESTDEVERRLRKQLGVAPDRTVRAWLEENRCLVVVDDVSSHEEWELISRCLPANGPTGSRVVVTTRRDDVARQCAGDVRENVYELKPLEDEEARKLFCQKVYKDAGYKLMDDMMEQANRILERCRGLPLAIATIGGLLANRPKTSREWMDLRKHLGSELESDRDIKRVITSSYDGLPYHLKCCFLYLSIFPENHEIRLTRLLRRWIAEGYITKPRDMSVEELGRRYYNELISRSMIQPSEKARASMAVERCRVHGVVLQIILSQSIEENQLFIMDKHCNEAPQGNIRHLVVTRWKKNEKMASLNLSQVRSLTIFGRCPVSLISSKLHFLRVLDLEDTLELENDDLKHIGELHHLRYLGLRKTNISRLPSSLENLRFLETLDVQDTKVTQLPVGITKLEKLCHLVGGVNFAKDLAGKTRKNKEASKCNGDPFEMLADLVTGCYGYKQVEPSCSCCTCEFSVTAPERIEKLRNLQVLGVVHIARGSKVAKNLGELTSLRRLGVDVDATEEVGKDLCSSISRLVHLERLEVRSRSLEFLKEARKAEEMPPKHLLSLRLCGRLGNLPGWMDRLKDLAKVKLIQTQLKQVDVEVMGKLRNLTLLALWEESFAEKTLCFGEGTFPKLKLLYIEGMENIESIQIKDGALAVLEKLEVKKCVNLDDSKDGLSLVLVLQNLNELVLTSCGDKPKLEKELQKQISGFKKRPKFITGKSIVSRS, translated from the exons ATGGAGGCGACGGCGGTGAGCCTGACCCGCACGGTCCTGGACGGGGTGCTGGGCAGCGCGGGGACGGCGATGGCCGACGAGGCGGCGCTGCTGCTGGGCGTCCGGGGGGAGGTGGGCTTCATCCGCAGCGAGCTTCAGATGATGCAGTCCTTCCTGCGGGTGCAGTCCTCCGCCACGCGCtggggcgccggcggcgggggcTGCAGGGACACGGTGCGCACGTGCGTCAAGCAGGTGCGCGACCTCGCCTGCGACCTGGAGGACTGTCTCCTCGACTTCACCCTGCACGCCTCCCGCTCGCGCTGGCTGCGCTGGGGCCCCGGCCTCGCCGCCCGCCACCGCGTCGCCGGCCGGATCCAGGGCCTCAAGGCCACCGTCGTGGAGCTCAACCAGCGCAACGAGCGGTACAACGTCTTCGCCGCCGCCAGCCACCACGGCG ACGCCGGGGAGGAGCACCACGGGCAGGCCGACGACGACTACCCGCGCGCCCAGCTCGCGCCCGGGAGCGAGCGGCAGGACATCGAGCGGGCCGGCGAGATGGACGAGCTGGTCAAGCTGGTCAACAAGATGGGCGACGCGTGGGTGGTGTCGGTGTGGGGCATGGGCG ATGGGAAGTCGTCGCTGGTGAGGATGCTGTACAACGACATGGCCCTCATCGACGGCTTCGACGGCCGCGCCTGGGTCACCGTGCCGCACCCGCTGGAGAGCACCGACGAGGTGGAGCGCCGGCTCAGGAAGCAGCTCGGCGTGGCGCCCGACCGCACCGTCCGGGCCTGGCTGGAGGAGAACCGGTGCCTCGTCGTGGTGGACGACGTGTCGTCGCACGAGGAGTGGGAGCTCATATCGCGGTGCCTCCCCGCGAACGGCCCGACGGGCAGCCGGGTCGTGGTGACCACACGGCGAGACGACGTTGCCCGGCAGTGCGCGGGGGACGTGCGGGAGAACGTGTACGAGCTCAAGCCTCTCGAAGACGAGGAGGCCCGAAAACTGTTCTGTCAAAAG GTTTACAAGGATGCTGGATATAAGTTAATGGATGATATGATGGAGCAAGCTAATCGTATCTTAGAGCGATGTCGGGGCCTTCCACTTGCTATAGCCACCATAGGAGGTTTATTGGCTAACAGGCCCAAAACAAGCAGGGAATGGATGGATTTGCGAAAGCATCTTGGGTCAGAGCTAGAGTCAGACCGAGATATCAAAAGAGTTATCACCTCAAGCTATGATGGGCTGCCATATCATCTCAAGTGTTGCTTCTTGTACCTGAGTATCTTCCCTGAGAACCATGAGATTAGGCTTACACGCTTATTGCGGCGGTGGATAGCAGAAGGCTATATAACAAAGCCACGTGACATGAGCGTCGAGGAACTTGGACGGAGGTACTACAATGAGCTCATCAGTAGAAGTATGATCCAGCCTTCAGAGAAGGCCAGGGCTAGCATGGCGGTTGAACGTTGCCGTGTTCATGGCGTGGTGCTCCAAATAATATTGTCCCAGTCTATTGAGGAGAACCAACTCTTCATCATGGATAAGCACTGCAATGAGGCTCCACAAGGTAACATACGCCACTTGGTAGTGACGAGATGGAAGAAAAATGAGAAGATGGCAAGCCTAAACTTGTCTCAGGTACGCTCATTGACAATCTTTGGGAGGTGCCCTGTGTCCCTCATCTCCTCCAAATTGCACTTTTTGAGAGTTCTTGACTTGGAAGATACACTTGAGTTAGAGAATGATGATCTCAAGCACATCGGGGAGCTGCACCATTTAAGGTACCTTGGTCTGCGAAAGACAAACATTTCGAGACTTCCTTCCTCTCTAGAGAACCTTAGGTTCCTAGAGACATTAGATGTTCAAGACACAAAGGTGACACAACTCCCAGTTGGTATCACCAAGCTGGAGAAGCTATGTCACCTTGTCGGTGGCGTCAACTTTGCCAAAGACTTGGCAGGGAAAACGAGGAAAAACAAGGAAGCAAGCAAATGTAATGGTGACCCCTTTGAAATGTTGGCAGACTTGGTAACCGGGTGCTATGGTTACAAGCAGGTTGAGCCTTCATGCTCATGTTGCACATGTGAGTTTAGTGTAACAGCCCCCGAGAGAATCGAGAAGCTAAGGAACCTACAAGTGCTAGGGGTGGTGCACATTGCGCGCGGAAGCAAGGTGGCAAAGAACTTGGGGGAGCTGACTAGCTTGCGCAGATTAGGCGTGGATGTCGATGCGACCGAGGAAGTAGGGAAGGACTTGTGCAGCTCAATATCAAGGCTTGTTCATCTGGAACGGCTTGAAGTGCGCTCTAGGTCGCTTGAATTTCTGAAGGAAGCAAGGAAAGCAGAGGAAATGCCACCAAAGCATCTCCTATCACTGCGCCTGTGTGGCCGTTTGGGCAACCTCCCTGGCTGGATGGATCGTCTCAAGGATCTGGCCAAGGTAAAGCTAATTCAGACACAGTTGAAGCAGGTTGACGTCGAGGTGATGGGGAAGCTGCGCAACCTTACTCTTCTTGCACTCTGGGAGGAGTCCTTCGCCGAGAAGACGTTATGTTTTGGGGAAGGTACATTTCCGAAGCTCAAACTGCTTTACATTGAAGGGATGGAGAACATCGAGAGCATACAAATCAAGGATGGTGCATTGGCTGTGCTCGAGAAACTTGAAGTGAAGAAATGCGTTAACTTGGACGACAGTAAGGATGGCTTGTCCCTTGTGCTGGTCCTCCAAAACCTGAATGAACTTGTCTTGACAAGTTGCGGCGACAAACCAAAGCTGGAGAAGGAACTTCAAAAGCAGATTAGTGGATTTAAGAAGCGCCCCAAGTTTATTACTGGCAAGTCCATTGTATCTAGGAGTTAG